A genome region from Mycobacterium sp. 3519A includes the following:
- a CDS encoding DeoR/GlpR family DNA-binding transcription regulator translates to MTMDAKTRRDRLAHRVTVAREVTYAELAAEFDVSEMTIRRDVEALETLGVLRRVVGGAIALQGKDNEPAFAARLADAAEEKRHIADAVAGLIAHNETLILDSGSTALAVAKSLKGRGLGLTVLTPSLLVSLELIDEPGTTVVLTGGELRPGELSLIGPVAEDTLANYNCDTFVMGVAGIDADRGISDYHQGESRVKRAASRRADRVIVAADQSKLGRVTFTSIAALADIDAIITDGDPGHPALVAARAAGVDVFCVDNRANGGPTEQRAEQP, encoded by the coding sequence ATGACCATGGATGCGAAGACGCGTCGAGACCGCCTCGCGCACCGGGTGACCGTCGCGCGTGAAGTGACGTACGCGGAGTTGGCCGCCGAGTTCGACGTCTCCGAGATGACCATCCGGCGCGATGTCGAGGCGCTCGAGACCCTCGGCGTGCTCAGGCGAGTGGTCGGTGGTGCGATCGCGCTCCAAGGCAAGGACAACGAGCCGGCCTTCGCCGCGCGACTCGCCGACGCTGCCGAAGAAAAGCGGCACATCGCCGACGCTGTCGCAGGCCTCATTGCACATAACGAGACGCTGATCCTCGACTCCGGCAGTACCGCGCTTGCGGTGGCGAAGTCGTTGAAGGGTCGCGGCTTGGGCCTGACCGTTCTGACACCGAGTCTGTTGGTATCGCTCGAATTGATCGACGAGCCCGGGACCACAGTCGTGTTGACCGGCGGCGAACTTCGGCCGGGTGAACTGAGTCTGATCGGTCCGGTAGCTGAGGACACGTTGGCCAACTACAACTGCGACACCTTCGTGATGGGCGTGGCGGGTATCGACGCCGACCGAGGGATCTCCGACTACCACCAGGGTGAGAGCCGCGTGAAGCGCGCGGCGAGCAGACGCGCGGACCGGGTGATCGTCGCCGCCGACCAAAGCAAGCTCGGGCGCGTCACCTTCACCAGCATCGCCGCCCTCGCCGACATCGATGCGATCATCACCGACGGTGATCCCGGCCATCCCGCACTCGTGGCCGCGCGCGCCGCGGGTGTCGACGTCTTCTGCGTCGACAACCGCGCCAACGGCGGCCCGACAGAGCAGCGGGCGGAGCAGCCGTGA
- a CDS encoding aldehyde dehydrogenase family protein, whose amino-acid sequence MHDEANAPVPFRGMLIDGEIVKASDSATLPSINPATEQAIGEIPDATPEDVDRAVRAARGASTAWSETPWSTRAQILNRYADVLSDHADELAVLDAVDAGLPVKSMRADVLSAAAEIRYFAGLAGETKGRTFPSGPDALTYTEFVPYSVVARIVPFNHPIKFIAGKVAAALAAGCPVVAKPGEQTSLSALRLAELVRELFPPGVINVITGTGRRAGEALVAHPDVPRVAFTGSVATGARIAQAGAATIKHVSLELGGKNPMIVFPDVDVPQAAAASVAAMNFARSMGQSCGSASRVFAHEDVYDEFVAALADKVGRLRVGDPLDPSTDMGPLAFREHYEKVMSLIAGGVAEGARLVSGGGRPAGLDTGFFLEPTVFADVTMRMRIAREEIFGPVVCVLRWRDYEQMIAEVNSLDVGLTGNVWTRDIAMALRTARRIESGYISVNGTGKRPAGAPFGGFKTSGIGKESSIDELLSYGREQSVTVTL is encoded by the coding sequence ATGCATGACGAGGCGAACGCCCCTGTTCCTTTCCGCGGCATGTTGATCGACGGTGAGATCGTCAAGGCCTCGGACTCGGCCACGCTGCCGTCGATCAACCCGGCCACCGAACAGGCGATCGGAGAGATTCCCGACGCGACCCCGGAGGACGTCGACCGAGCAGTTCGGGCAGCACGGGGGGCTTCCACCGCATGGAGTGAGACCCCGTGGTCCACACGTGCGCAGATCTTGAACCGGTATGCCGACGTGCTCAGCGACCACGCCGACGAGTTGGCGGTGCTCGACGCCGTGGACGCCGGGTTGCCGGTGAAGAGCATGCGCGCCGATGTGCTGAGCGCGGCCGCCGAAATCCGCTATTTCGCGGGACTGGCCGGGGAGACCAAGGGGCGAACGTTCCCGAGCGGCCCCGACGCCCTCACGTATACCGAGTTCGTCCCGTATTCCGTTGTGGCCCGGATCGTTCCGTTCAACCATCCGATCAAGTTCATCGCCGGTAAGGTCGCCGCGGCGCTGGCCGCGGGCTGCCCCGTCGTGGCCAAGCCGGGGGAGCAGACCTCACTGTCGGCGTTGCGGTTGGCGGAATTGGTCCGCGAACTGTTCCCGCCAGGTGTCATCAACGTGATCACGGGGACCGGTCGGCGGGCCGGCGAGGCGTTGGTCGCGCACCCCGACGTTCCACGCGTGGCATTCACCGGCAGCGTCGCGACCGGCGCACGGATCGCGCAGGCAGGCGCCGCGACGATCAAGCACGTCAGCCTGGAGTTGGGTGGGAAGAACCCGATGATCGTCTTCCCGGACGTGGACGTGCCGCAGGCGGCCGCGGCGTCGGTGGCCGCGATGAATTTCGCGCGGTCGATGGGGCAGTCCTGCGGTTCTGCCTCGCGGGTGTTCGCGCATGAGGATGTATACGACGAGTTCGTCGCGGCGCTGGCGGACAAGGTGGGCCGACTGCGCGTCGGGGACCCGTTGGACCCCAGCACCGATATGGGCCCGCTCGCCTTTCGGGAGCACTACGAGAAGGTGATGTCGTTGATCGCGGGCGGTGTCGCAGAGGGCGCCCGCCTGGTGTCCGGCGGCGGCCGCCCGGCGGGTCTGGACACCGGGTTCTTCCTGGAGCCCACGGTGTTCGCCGATGTCACGATGCGCATGCGCATCGCACGTGAAGAGATCTTCGGACCGGTCGTCTGTGTGCTGCGCTGGCGCGATTACGAACAGATGATCGCCGAGGTGAACAGCCTCGACGTGGGGCTGACCGGAAACGTCTGGACCCGCGACATCGCCATGGCGTTGCGCACAGCGCGCCGGATCGAGTCGGGCTACATCTCGGTCAACGGCACGGGAAAGCGTCCTGCCGGCGCACCTTTCGGCGGCTTCAAGACCAGCGGGATCGGCAAAGAGAGCTCGATCGATGAGTTGTTGAGCTACGGACGCGAACAGTCGGTGACGGTAACCCTTTGA
- a CDS encoding FGGY-family carbohydrate kinase codes for MSSYTIGIDIGTTGTKTVLFDTSRGIIGQASRETALHSPRPGFAEADTDQWHRNVVESIREVVAGSDIRADAVQAIAVSGMVPAVVSLDRDGNPLRRAILQNDARASLEIQDLAQALADIDLVTMTGSALTQQSVAPTTTWLREHQPEVYENTAHYVGSYDWVLAALGAEIHVEQNWALESGLFTVDGEIAQPVLTAAGLDAGVLPPVHRPGSQVGNLSEAAARETGLSAGTALVVGGADHVLSAFAAGVNAPGDALVKLGGAGDILVASNTRVVDERLYLDAHPVPGHWLPNGCMATSGSLIRWFQTLVGGIDLTVLDEQAASCQPAEVLCLPYFLGEKSPIHDPDLRGVFAGMHLGHGRADLYRSVLEAIAFGFRHHFDVFTDIGIGPSRVMVTNGGSKSTLWKQIHADVLGVEMLPVRGHPGASLGAAVIAAIGVGALDDWSDAARFVALDPPVVPEPSRRTAYDDAYQTWRELGAAVAPISHTMARRIGNPTTMKGTVPQ; via the coding sequence GTGAGTTCGTACACCATCGGGATCGACATCGGGACCACCGGCACCAAGACCGTGCTGTTCGACACGTCGCGCGGCATCATCGGGCAAGCGTCCCGGGAGACCGCGCTGCACTCACCACGCCCCGGATTCGCCGAGGCCGACACCGATCAATGGCACCGCAACGTTGTCGAATCCATCCGAGAAGTGGTGGCCGGCAGCGACATCCGCGCCGACGCGGTGCAGGCGATCGCCGTCTCAGGCATGGTTCCCGCCGTCGTGTCTCTGGACCGCGATGGAAATCCGTTGCGCAGGGCGATCTTGCAGAACGACGCCAGGGCCTCCCTCGAGATCCAGGACCTGGCACAGGCGTTGGCCGACATCGACCTGGTGACGATGACCGGTTCGGCGCTGACCCAACAGTCGGTCGCCCCCACCACGACGTGGCTGCGCGAACACCAGCCCGAGGTCTACGAAAACACAGCGCACTATGTCGGTTCCTACGACTGGGTGTTGGCGGCGCTGGGCGCCGAGATCCACGTCGAGCAGAACTGGGCACTCGAGTCGGGTCTGTTCACCGTCGACGGTGAGATCGCCCAACCCGTGCTCACCGCCGCCGGCCTCGACGCCGGTGTGTTGCCGCCGGTTCACCGCCCGGGGTCCCAGGTCGGGAATCTCAGCGAGGCCGCGGCCCGTGAGACGGGTTTGTCGGCCGGCACCGCGCTGGTGGTCGGCGGCGCCGATCACGTGCTCTCGGCGTTCGCGGCCGGAGTCAACGCGCCAGGCGATGCACTCGTGAAACTCGGTGGCGCCGGCGACATTCTGGTCGCCTCCAATACCAGGGTCGTCGACGAACGGCTCTATCTCGACGCGCACCCCGTGCCCGGCCACTGGTTGCCGAATGGCTGTATGGCCACCAGCGGCAGCCTGATTCGCTGGTTTCAAACCCTTGTCGGCGGCATTGACCTCACCGTGCTCGACGAGCAAGCAGCGTCATGCCAGCCGGCCGAAGTGTTGTGCCTGCCGTACTTCCTCGGGGAGAAGAGCCCGATCCACGATCCCGATCTGCGCGGGGTGTTCGCCGGGATGCATCTTGGTCACGGCCGTGCCGATTTGTACCGATCGGTGTTGGAGGCCATCGCCTTCGGCTTCCGGCACCACTTCGACGTGTTCACCGACATCGGTATCGGCCCGAGCAGGGTGATGGTCACCAATGGTGGGTCCAAGTCGACGCTGTGGAAGCAGATCCACGCCGATGTGCTCGGCGTTGAGATGCTGCCCGTCCGTGGCCACCCCGGCGCGTCGCTTGGCGCCGCGGTGATCGCGGCCATCGGCGTTGGCGCACTCGACGACTGGTCTGACGCCGCGCGGTTCGTCGCGCTCGACCCGCCGGTCGTTCCGGAACCGTCGAGGCGGACGGCCTACGACGACGCCTATCAGACGTGGCGGGAACTCGGTGCCGCGGTGGCGCCGATCTCGCACACCATGGCACGACGTATCGGCAATCCAACAACAATGAAAGGAACAGTGCCGCAATGA
- a CDS encoding ABC transporter ATP-binding protein, with amino-acid sequence MTTIRFSGVNKSYGSSSVVSDLNLELPDGSFTVLVGPSGCGKSTSLRMLAGLESVTSGTIMIGDRDVTNLQPRDRDVAMVFQNYALYPHLSVRENIAFPLRATKTPRSEALERADKVAESLGLSAMVGRKPKDLSGGQQQRVAIGRAIIREPSVFLFDEPLSNLDAKLRVETRTELLQIQRRLGITSLYVTHDQEEAMTLSDRMVVMRDGRTAQVGTPLDVYNTPVDTFVAAFVGSPKMNLIDGDLRGETFTLANGFTLTIAGGGASGHLTLGIRPDDLVLTADDTADARVRLIELLGPRAIVTVDARGTELTSVVEVSRLTGIAEGARVALSARPGGVHAFDAQTGQRVVGFDSPQRQMGTNIS; translated from the coding sequence ATGACAACTATCCGATTCTCCGGTGTCAACAAGTCTTACGGGTCGAGTTCTGTGGTCAGCGATCTGAACCTGGAGTTGCCCGACGGCTCGTTCACCGTCCTCGTCGGCCCGTCCGGCTGCGGCAAGTCGACATCGCTGCGGATGCTGGCCGGACTGGAATCGGTCACCTCCGGCACGATCATGATCGGTGACCGTGACGTCACCAACCTGCAGCCACGCGACCGCGACGTTGCGATGGTGTTCCAAAACTACGCGCTCTACCCGCATCTCAGCGTCAGAGAGAACATCGCGTTCCCGCTGCGTGCTACCAAGACGCCGCGCTCGGAGGCCCTCGAACGCGCCGACAAGGTGGCCGAGTCTCTCGGACTGAGCGCCATGGTGGGGCGCAAACCGAAGGATCTCAGCGGCGGCCAGCAACAGCGGGTCGCCATCGGCAGAGCGATCATCCGGGAACCGTCGGTGTTCCTGTTCGACGAACCGCTGAGCAATCTCGATGCCAAACTGCGCGTCGAGACGCGCACCGAATTGCTGCAGATCCAGCGCCGACTGGGGATCACGAGCCTCTACGTCACCCACGACCAGGAAGAGGCGATGACGCTGTCGGATCGCATGGTGGTGATGCGCGACGGGCGAACAGCGCAGGTCGGCACACCGCTCGACGTGTACAACACTCCGGTCGACACCTTCGTCGCAGCGTTCGTCGGCAGTCCCAAGATGAACCTCATCGACGGCGACCTCCGCGGTGAAACCTTCACTCTCGCCAACGGTTTCACCCTGACCATCGCGGGTGGCGGCGCCAGCGGACACCTGACCCTCGGCATTCGTCCCGACGACCTTGTGCTGACGGCGGACGACACCGCCGACGCCCGTGTCCGGCTCATCGAACTCCTGGGACCACGAGCGATCGTCACAGTGGATGCCCGCGGCACCGAACTCACCAGCGTCGTCGAGGTGTCGCGATTGACCGGCATCGCCGAAGGCGCGCGCGTCGCGCTGTCGGCCCGACCGGGTGGGGTGCACGCGTTCGACGCACAAACCGGCCAACGCGTCGTTGGCTTCGACTCACCACAACGGCAGATGGGGACGAACATCTCATGA
- a CDS encoding sugar ABC transporter substrate-binding protein has product MISTTTHRRRRPFAAIPILALLAVLTLLISSCAGSGGPEQPQASGSGEIPKDVSGTVRILMENVPDTDIVKSMVPEFNKDYPNVKIDIETLTYDQMRDKLVSSFQSPSPAYDLIIVDNPWMVDFANAKFLQPLDSRIDSTPDYDAADFFPSLTAITTVDKVRYGVPFYNYALGYLYNTDDLAQAKLQVPTTLDELVSTSKALKVGDRAGIAMQPQRGYKIFEEWGNWLFAAGGSIYDANGKPSLNTPEAKRALNAYIDTYHTAAPPNSLNWAFDEAFRSVSSGQAASMISYNWNLPALNEPGSGPSAGKYKLAPIPGGKQVLGSWSWAIPANSGASDAGWAFASWLTSKAHDVERTEKGGAAIRQSTLKNPAVLNGKFGADYYKTVEQILANASPLSQGPSGEEMIQAVGTELNEAVAGTKSVDDALAAAQAAAEKIQG; this is encoded by the coding sequence ATGATATCCACCACGACACATCGGCGGAGGCGGCCGTTCGCCGCCATCCCCATACTCGCGCTGTTGGCGGTCCTCACGTTGTTGATCAGCTCCTGCGCGGGCAGCGGCGGACCCGAGCAGCCGCAGGCGAGCGGATCCGGTGAGATCCCCAAGGACGTCTCTGGCACGGTGCGCATCCTGATGGAGAACGTCCCCGATACCGACATCGTGAAATCCATGGTGCCGGAGTTCAACAAGGACTACCCGAACGTCAAGATCGACATCGAGACCCTGACCTATGACCAGATGCGCGACAAACTGGTGTCGTCCTTCCAGTCGCCATCGCCTGCCTACGATCTGATCATCGTCGACAACCCGTGGATGGTCGACTTCGCGAACGCTAAGTTCTTGCAGCCGCTGGACTCCCGCATCGACAGCACGCCCGACTATGACGCGGCCGACTTCTTCCCGTCGCTGACGGCGATCACCACCGTCGACAAGGTGCGCTACGGCGTGCCGTTCTACAACTACGCGCTCGGATATCTCTACAACACAGACGATCTCGCTCAAGCCAAACTGCAGGTGCCCACCACCCTCGACGAGCTGGTCAGCACCTCCAAAGCGCTCAAGGTCGGAGACCGTGCGGGTATCGCGATGCAGCCGCAGCGCGGCTACAAGATCTTCGAGGAATGGGGCAACTGGCTGTTCGCGGCGGGCGGTTCGATCTACGACGCCAACGGCAAGCCCAGCCTGAACACCCCGGAGGCCAAGCGGGCACTGAACGCCTACATCGACACCTACCACACCGCCGCACCGCCGAACAGCTTGAACTGGGCCTTCGACGAGGCGTTCCGGTCCGTGTCCAGCGGCCAGGCCGCATCGATGATCAGCTACAACTGGAACCTGCCCGCGCTCAACGAGCCCGGATCCGGACCGTCGGCCGGAAAATACAAGCTGGCCCCGATTCCCGGCGGGAAGCAGGTGCTCGGTTCGTGGAGCTGGGCCATCCCGGCCAATTCCGGTGCTTCGGATGCGGGTTGGGCGTTCGCGTCATGGCTCACCTCCAAGGCGCATGACGTCGAACGAACCGAGAAGGGCGGCGCCGCGATCCGCCAGAGCACGCTGAAGAACCCGGCAGTACTCAACGGCAAGTTCGGCGCGGACTACTACAAGACCGTCGAGCAGATTCTCGCGAACGCTTCACCGTTGAGCCAGGGCCCCAGTGGTGAAGAGATGATCCAGGCCGTCGGTACCGAACTGAACGAAGCGGTGGCCGGCACCAAGAGCGTCGACGACGCTCTCGCGGCCGCGCAGGCGGCCGCCGAGAAGATCCAGGGCTAG
- a CDS encoding carbohydrate ABC transporter permease: protein MAFKYRMIAPLIALFVGVVGFPLVYAFYLSITDYKLTSHGAPDLVGIGNYAATLQDPAFWQAFGTTATFVCVAVALELTIGLALALALQKQRWVRDLTRSMLLAPMFITPIAVGLTFRFMLNDQIGAIPRMLQAIGIDYDFFGPGRALYTLAFIDVWQWTPFMVLLLLAGLQSIPREPIEAAKVDGAGGWYVLRRVTLPLLAPVLVVAVLLRSLDALKVFEYVFATTRGGPGTETQTLQYFVYQTGIQFFRIGSASSMAFVVLLLVLTIIIVAFRRMEKAKQS from the coding sequence GTGGCATTCAAATACCGAATGATCGCACCGCTGATCGCCCTTTTCGTGGGCGTGGTCGGTTTCCCCCTGGTGTATGCGTTCTACCTGAGCATCACCGACTACAAACTCACCAGCCACGGCGCGCCGGACCTGGTCGGCATCGGCAATTATGCTGCCACCCTGCAGGACCCGGCGTTCTGGCAGGCGTTCGGCACTACCGCGACGTTCGTGTGCGTGGCGGTCGCGCTGGAACTGACCATCGGCCTCGCACTTGCGTTGGCCCTGCAAAAGCAGCGCTGGGTGAGAGATCTCACCAGGTCGATGTTGCTTGCTCCGATGTTCATCACCCCCATCGCTGTCGGTCTCACCTTCCGATTCATGCTCAACGACCAGATCGGCGCGATCCCGCGGATGTTGCAGGCGATCGGCATCGATTACGACTTCTTCGGGCCCGGCCGCGCCCTCTACACGCTCGCCTTCATCGACGTCTGGCAGTGGACGCCGTTCATGGTGCTGCTTTTGCTAGCCGGGCTGCAGTCGATTCCCCGGGAACCGATTGAAGCCGCCAAGGTCGACGGTGCCGGTGGATGGTACGTGTTGCGTCGCGTCACGCTGCCGCTGCTCGCACCGGTTCTGGTGGTCGCGGTGTTGCTGCGCTCGCTCGACGCCTTGAAGGTGTTCGAGTACGTGTTCGCCACCACCCGCGGCGGCCCGGGCACCGAAACGCAGACGCTGCAGTACTTCGTCTACCAGACGGGGATTCAGTTCTTCCGCATCGGATCGGCGTCGTCGATGGCGTTTGTGGTGCTGCTGCTGGTGCTGACGATCATCATCGTGGCGTTCCGGCGCATGGAGAAGGCCAAGCAGTCATGA
- a CDS encoding SDR family NAD(P)-dependent oxidoreductase: MTQQNRTVIITGAAHGIGAAYADRLVRDGWNVVIADLDAAAAEAKAKELVGSGGRALAYRADVSDEADVAGLVEATVDEFGSITGLVNNAAVFSVVPMSRAPYDDIPLDEWDLMLRVNIRGTWQMSRAALANMKANGYGKIVNISSGTALKGSASRIHYVSSKAAILGLTKTLAREVGALGVTVNCVAPGSTLSEESPDESVIEHRKARIADRALPRVQVPADLVGAVSFFLSPDSDFITGQTLVVDGGTVMH, encoded by the coding sequence ATGACGCAGCAGAACCGGACAGTGATCATCACCGGCGCGGCGCACGGAATCGGCGCGGCGTACGCCGACCGATTGGTACGCGACGGTTGGAACGTGGTGATCGCCGATCTGGATGCCGCCGCGGCCGAGGCGAAGGCCAAGGAGTTGGTGGGCAGCGGCGGCAGGGCGCTGGCATACCGCGCGGACGTCTCCGACGAGGCGGACGTCGCCGGCCTCGTCGAGGCGACCGTCGACGAGTTTGGTTCCATCACAGGGCTTGTCAACAACGCGGCGGTGTTCTCGGTGGTGCCGATGTCGCGCGCTCCCTATGACGACATCCCGTTGGACGAGTGGGATCTGATGCTGCGCGTCAACATCCGCGGGACCTGGCAGATGTCGCGTGCGGCGCTGGCCAACATGAAGGCAAACGGCTACGGCAAGATCGTCAACATCAGCTCGGGGACCGCGCTGAAGGGCTCGGCCAGCCGAATCCATTACGTGTCGTCGAAGGCGGCGATTCTCGGGTTGACCAAGACGCTGGCCCGCGAGGTCGGCGCCCTGGGCGTCACCGTGAATTGCGTTGCGCCGGGCAGCACTCTGAGTGAAGAGTCACCCGATGAGTCGGTGATCGAGCACCGTAAGGCGCGTATCGCCGACCGTGCGCTGCCCCGCGTGCAGGTGCCGGCCGACCTCGTCGGAGCCGTGAGCTTCTTTCTGTCCCCAGACAGCGATTTCATCACCGGCCAGACCCTCGTGGTCGACGGTGGCACGGTCATGCACTGA
- a CDS encoding ABC transporter substrate-binding protein yields MRDLTTGARSLLRLLLVAVLALAVAACGSSRTVDNGSAEVAMYTGSDRAQKLLDGAKQEGNLLWYTTMIPDQLANPLIDAFKRKYPFANIELYRGNSTDVAQKALQEYQAQKHTVDLVDGTGTASLLKQGNVLQPFTSPELASYSDNLKDPDGYWGSELQYFMVLAYNTKQVSPTDVPKTYEDLLDPRWKGKMAWSTSPTSGGPLFIGNLISAWGQDKATSYLQKLASQDIRNTNSSGRAVLDQVASGQVPIALEVFNDQVEASKAKGAPVDWVALEPVTAQLSRISLTKAPPHPHMAMLFLDFMFSEEGQRVIQAGGGIPARPEVDAMIASLKPAQGGFKAQYTNPDQAFDQTNKWTDLYEQLFVNK; encoded by the coding sequence ATGCGAGATCTGACAACCGGTGCGCGATCGTTGTTACGGCTGCTGCTGGTCGCCGTCCTGGCCCTGGCGGTGGCCGCGTGCGGCTCGAGTCGCACGGTCGACAACGGCAGCGCCGAGGTAGCGATGTACACCGGCAGCGATCGTGCGCAGAAGCTCCTCGACGGCGCCAAGCAGGAAGGGAATCTGTTGTGGTACACCACGATGATCCCGGATCAGCTCGCCAACCCCCTCATCGACGCGTTCAAGAGGAAGTACCCGTTCGCCAACATCGAGCTGTATCGGGGTAATTCGACTGACGTCGCGCAGAAGGCGCTGCAGGAGTACCAGGCACAGAAACACACGGTCGACCTCGTCGACGGAACCGGAACCGCCTCGCTGCTGAAACAGGGAAATGTGCTGCAGCCGTTCACCTCTCCGGAACTGGCGAGCTATTCGGACAATCTGAAGGACCCCGACGGGTACTGGGGCTCGGAGCTGCAGTACTTCATGGTGCTGGCTTACAACACCAAACAGGTCAGTCCGACCGATGTGCCAAAAACATACGAAGATCTGCTCGACCCTCGCTGGAAGGGCAAGATGGCGTGGAGCACCAGTCCCACCTCCGGCGGCCCGCTGTTCATCGGCAACCTCATCAGCGCCTGGGGTCAAGACAAGGCGACGTCGTACCTGCAGAAGCTCGCCTCCCAGGACATTCGCAACACGAATTCCTCCGGTCGCGCAGTACTCGACCAGGTGGCCAGTGGGCAGGTTCCCATTGCCCTCGAAGTGTTCAACGACCAGGTGGAGGCGAGTAAAGCCAAAGGCGCACCGGTGGATTGGGTGGCGCTGGAACCCGTCACCGCGCAGCTGTCGCGGATCTCACTGACCAAGGCGCCACCGCACCCGCATATGGCGATGCTGTTCCTTGACTTCATGTTCTCGGAAGAGGGTCAACGTGTGATCCAGGCCGGGGGAGGAATCCCCGCACGGCCGGAGGTCGACGCGATGATCGCGAGTTTGAAGCCGGCCCAAGGCGGGTTCAAGGCGCAATACACCAACCCCGATCAAGCCTTCGACCAGACCAACAAGTGGACGGACCTCTACGAGCAGCTATTCGTCAACAAATAG
- a CDS encoding carbohydrate ABC transporter permease: MRSSRTLAVCRIALLWAAAITVLFPMVWIALASLKTPEQLSNPFLVAFTPDFASWRNVLSSEILAAAGRSAIVALSTVGISLFVGSMGAYAIARFRAGGTVTRFGMLAAQVLPPAVLVFPFLTMAYALRLTDTLVPVIFAHLSFVLPVVTWFLIGFFEAVPRSLEEQAQVDGFTRFQAFRLVVLPQVYPGIGAAAIFGFTLSWNDLFYGLILAPGKAAILPVAIAGFNTFRGVQIGSMSAAILIAVVPVVIASFFIQRQLVQGISGGAVKF, translated from the coding sequence ATGAGGTCATCGCGCACGCTCGCCGTCTGCCGCATCGCGCTGCTGTGGGCCGCCGCCATCACGGTGCTCTTCCCAATGGTGTGGATCGCGCTGGCCAGCCTGAAAACACCTGAGCAGCTGAGTAATCCGTTTCTGGTGGCGTTCACACCTGACTTCGCGAGCTGGCGCAATGTGCTGTCTTCCGAGATCCTGGCCGCAGCGGGCAGAAGTGCCATCGTCGCGCTGAGCACCGTCGGTATCAGCCTGTTCGTGGGCAGTATGGGCGCCTATGCCATCGCCCGGTTCCGGGCCGGTGGCACCGTCACCCGGTTCGGAATGCTTGCCGCGCAGGTACTTCCGCCCGCGGTGCTGGTGTTTCCGTTCCTGACGATGGCCTACGCCCTACGGCTCACCGACACCCTGGTGCCGGTGATCTTCGCGCACCTGAGTTTCGTGCTGCCGGTGGTGACCTGGTTTTTGATCGGCTTCTTCGAAGCGGTCCCCCGCTCTTTGGAGGAACAGGCCCAGGTCGACGGGTTCACCCGGTTTCAGGCCTTCCGGCTGGTCGTGCTTCCCCAGGTGTATCCCGGGATCGGCGCTGCCGCAATCTTCGGGTTCACCCTGTCGTGGAACGACTTGTTCTACGGCTTGATCCTCGCCCCAGGCAAGGCGGCGATCCTGCCGGTCGCCATCGCCGGGTTCAACACGTTCCGCGGTGTGCAGATCGGGTCGATGAGCGCCGCGATCCTGATCGCCGTCGTCCCCGTCGTCATCGCGAGCTTTTTCATTCAGCGTCAGCTGGTGCAGGGCATCAGCGGTGGCGCGGTGAAGTTCTAG
- a CDS encoding DUF6282 family protein encodes MHTVYDDLVRGVVDLHCHIDMEFSQTSFRKALPEWEWLPRAEAAGMRGVVLKSHLWPTTTATPFLSQLYQGPVEVFSSITLNPLAGGLDPWAVEAAVAMGAKVVFMPTWGARNDHERHGFGRRLSATFDHFDGERLARLTVTGPDGRLTDDAHEILRLAKQFDVVLSTGHVSWQESLAIAREANAIGFERLMFGHPLSGSVGAPSDAAIEAAGLGAFLEICWPTIAPGRRDPAEVVKLIGEVGASRMVLTSDFFGGSNPSPSDLLRMHLGALFDAGLDAASIHIAAVKNPSQLVGLDT; translated from the coding sequence GTGCATACGGTTTATGACGACCTCGTCCGTGGAGTGGTGGATCTCCACTGCCACATCGACATGGAGTTCTCGCAGACGTCGTTTCGCAAGGCGCTGCCGGAATGGGAGTGGCTGCCGCGCGCCGAGGCGGCGGGAATGCGTGGCGTGGTTCTCAAGTCGCACCTGTGGCCCACGACGACAGCGACACCGTTCCTGTCGCAGTTGTATCAAGGACCCGTCGAGGTGTTCAGCAGCATCACACTCAATCCGCTGGCCGGCGGTCTCGACCCATGGGCTGTCGAAGCCGCCGTCGCGATGGGGGCCAAAGTGGTGTTCATGCCGACGTGGGGCGCGCGCAACGATCATGAACGGCACGGTTTCGGCCGACGCCTCAGCGCCACGTTCGACCACTTCGACGGTGAACGACTCGCCCGGCTCACGGTGACCGGCCCCGACGGCAGGCTCACCGACGACGCTCACGAGATACTGCGGCTGGCAAAGCAATTCGATGTCGTGCTGAGCACCGGGCATGTGTCCTGGCAGGAATCACTGGCGATTGCCCGCGAAGCAAATGCGATTGGCTTCGAACGGCTGATGTTCGGGCACCCGTTGTCGGGTTCGGTGGGGGCGCCGTCCGACGCCGCGATCGAGGCCGCGGGCCTCGGCGCCTTTCTCGAGATTTGTTGGCCGACCATCGCGCCGGGTCGCCGCGACCCCGCGGAAGTGGTGAAGCTCATCGGTGAGGTCGGTGCGTCGCGCATGGTGTTGACGAGCGACTTCTTCGGGGGGAGCAATCCGTCACCGTCGGACTTGCTGCGGATGCATCTGGGCGCGTTGTTCGATGCCGGCCTGGATGCGGCCAGCATTCACATTGCGGCGGTCAAGAATCCAAGTCAACTGGTCGGGCTCGACACGTGA